A single region of the Lysinibacillus sp. B2A1 genome encodes:
- a CDS encoding short-chain dehydrogenase, whose translation MGKLQDKVAIITGGVSGIGAATAKLFVAEGAKVVLVDLNEEKGNEFVAQLQSTGADAIFVKANVTNEEEVAKIYQTTIDTFGQVNVLFNNAGIGRVTPTEELAYSEWRNTVNVDLDGVFLMAQAAIKEMLKGHGGTIVNTASMYGWVGSPGSAAYNAAKGGVINLTRSLALEFATRGIRINALCPGFIDTPIIPEESKEPLRQITPMQRLGQPEEMAKAVLFMACDDSTFMTGNTLTVDGGYTAQ comes from the coding sequence ATGGGAAAATTACAAGATAAAGTAGCCATCATTACTGGAGGAGTATCTGGTATTGGTGCAGCAACTGCTAAATTGTTTGTAGCAGAAGGAGCAAAAGTCGTACTCGTAGATCTAAACGAGGAAAAAGGAAACGAATTTGTAGCACAATTACAGTCTACAGGTGCAGATGCTATTTTCGTAAAGGCAAACGTGACGAATGAGGAAGAGGTTGCGAAAATTTATCAAACAACCATTGATACTTTTGGACAAGTGAATGTCCTATTCAATAATGCAGGAATTGGTCGTGTCACTCCAACAGAGGAACTAGCCTACAGTGAATGGCGCAATACTGTAAACGTAGATTTAGACGGTGTATTTCTAATGGCACAGGCAGCTATTAAAGAAATGTTAAAAGGACATGGTGGAACAATCGTTAATACAGCTTCCATGTATGGCTGGGTTGGCTCACCCGGCTCAGCTGCCTATAATGCGGCAAAAGGTGGAGTCATAAACTTGACACGCTCATTAGCACTTGAATTTGCGACTCGTGGTATCCGTATTAATGCGCTATGCCCAGGTTTCATCGATACACCGATTATTCCTGAGGAAAGTAAGGAGCCATTACGTCAAATAACACCTATGCAACGATTAGGTCAGCCAGAGGAAATGGCGAAAGCTGTCCTGTTTATGGCTTGTGATGACTCTACATTTATGACAGGTAATACGTTAACAGTCGATGGTGGTTATACAGCTCAATAA
- a CDS encoding TetR family transcriptional regulator — translation MTKWTQRQERTRRHFYEALIELIQKHGFQSITVKDIVERAGYNRSTFYIHFQDKFELADNLLEMMLDGLEVAVGKPYLFGEKVYTTKLKAPSFNIIHYIYQNRKFFELLTLDDTIPSLHTRMPLTITKIYMEQFKFETINNQPVNMDMFKHYTSYGFYGLMLQWITNGFEKSEEALIRDIIELTKTHIYAYEFIGKPKIE, via the coding sequence TTGACAAAATGGACACAAAGACAGGAACGAACACGACGTCATTTTTATGAGGCTTTGATTGAATTAATTCAAAAACATGGCTTTCAATCTATAACTGTAAAAGATATTGTTGAGCGTGCTGGCTATAATCGTAGTACGTTTTATATACATTTTCAGGATAAATTTGAGCTGGCTGACAATTTATTGGAAATGATGCTTGATGGACTTGAGGTAGCAGTTGGCAAACCTTATCTATTTGGAGAAAAAGTTTATACAACTAAGCTTAAGGCACCTTCTTTTAATATTATTCATTATATCTATCAAAATCGTAAATTTTTTGAATTATTAACCCTAGATGATACAATTCCAAGTTTGCATACAAGAATGCCTCTAACTATTACAAAAATTTATATGGAACAATTTAAATTTGAAACAATTAACAATCAACCAGTTAATATGGATATGTTTAAGCACTATACGTCCTATGGATTTTATGGATTGATGCTGCAATGGATTACAAATGGTTTTGAAAAATCAGAAGAGGCACTTATTCGAGATATAATCGAGCTAACCAAAACGCATATTTATGCATATGAGTTTATCGGCAAACCCAAAATAGAGTGA
- a CDS encoding manganese transporter: MKRFLGVVAFSLSLLLFGCSADTTKEEREGVVVATTGQIADAIKAISGDHLQVSALMGPGVDPHLYKATQSDLSKLDKAEVIFYNGLHLEGQMLDIFEQMSKSKSVLAVGETLNKQDLLASDDDAMLHDPHIWFDIELWKGVVQAIGTKLQEEYPEFKDDFVANEKEYLKQLDELQTYAKDRVNEIPEKQRILVTAHDAFNYFGRSQGFDVRGLQGLSTDSEYGVKDVQQMVDFLVANKIKAIFIESSVSDKAMKAVIEGAKEKGHDIVIGGELFSDAMGAEGTKEGTYMGMYQHNIDTIVDALK; the protein is encoded by the coding sequence ATGAAACGTTTTTTGGGTGTAGTTGCTTTTTCACTCTCACTTTTACTTTTCGGTTGTTCTGCTGATACAACTAAAGAGGAAAGGGAAGGGGTTGTTGTCGCAACAACTGGGCAAATTGCGGATGCCATTAAAGCAATCAGTGGGGATCACTTACAGGTTTCAGCATTAATGGGACCGGGTGTTGATCCACATTTATACAAAGCAACGCAAAGTGATTTATCGAAACTGGATAAGGCAGAAGTTATTTTTTATAATGGCCTACATTTAGAGGGACAAATGCTGGATATTTTTGAGCAGATGTCAAAAAGCAAATCCGTACTTGCCGTTGGAGAAACATTAAATAAGCAGGATTTATTAGCAAGTGATGATGATGCCATGTTACATGATCCGCATATTTGGTTTGATATCGAGCTTTGGAAGGGAGTCGTTCAGGCGATCGGTACTAAGCTTCAGGAGGAGTATCCAGAATTTAAAGATGATTTTGTAGCAAACGAGAAAGAATATTTAAAACAGCTCGATGAATTACAAACATATGCAAAGGATAGAGTAAATGAAATTCCAGAAAAGCAACGTATTTTAGTAACAGCTCATGACGCTTTTAATTATTTTGGGAGAAGTCAGGGATTCGATGTGCGCGGTTTACAGGGGCTAAGTACTGATTCTGAATATGGTGTAAAAGATGTGCAGCAAATGGTTGATTTTTTAGTAGCCAACAAAATTAAAGCCATTTTTATCGAATCTAGTGTCTCCGATAAAGCGATGAAAGCAGTTATTGAAGGGGCAAAGGAAAAAGGACATGACATTGTTATTGGTGGAGAATTATTCTCGGATGCAATGGGAGCAGAAGGAACAAAGGAAGGTACATATATGGGTATGTATCAACATAACATCGACACAATTGTCGATGCATTAAAGTAG
- a CDS encoding manganese ABC transporter ATP-binding protein encodes MYALTVENLSVAYDKKTVLENACVSVPTGHLSAIIGPNGAGKSTFLKAILNQLPNKVGKVEILGKIFEPKSLVVGYVPQRNAVDWDFPTNALDIVLMGRYGHTGLFRRPSRKDKILAQQALASVGMEDFADRSIGQLSGGQQQRVFLARALAQNADIYFLDEPFAGVDAATEKTIIDILKDLKAQGKSIFVVHHDLQTVKDYFDYTILLNKTILASGATEDVFTPEQLQKTYGGKLFMMQNV; translated from the coding sequence ATGTATGCATTAACAGTAGAAAATCTTTCAGTAGCTTATGATAAAAAAACAGTTTTAGAAAATGCTTGTGTTTCAGTTCCAACTGGTCATCTATCTGCAATTATTGGTCCGAATGGAGCGGGAAAGTCAACCTTTTTAAAGGCAATTTTAAATCAACTACCAAATAAGGTAGGGAAAGTTGAGATACTTGGCAAGATTTTTGAGCCGAAAAGCTTAGTGGTTGGCTATGTTCCTCAGCGCAATGCTGTAGATTGGGATTTCCCTACAAATGCACTGGATATTGTATTGATGGGACGTTATGGTCATACGGGATTATTTAGAAGACCGTCTAGAAAGGATAAAATTTTGGCACAGCAAGCTCTTGCAAGTGTAGGGATGGAGGACTTCGCTGATCGTTCCATTGGTCAACTTTCTGGTGGACAGCAGCAACGGGTATTTTTAGCACGAGCACTTGCCCAAAACGCAGATATCTATTTTTTAGATGAGCCATTTGCTGGAGTGGATGCTGCTACGGAAAAAACGATTATTGATATTTTAAAAGATTTAAAGGCACAGGGTAAAAGTATTTTTGTCGTCCATCATGACTTACAAACAGTAAAAGACTATTTTGATTATACGATTCTATTAAATAAAACAATTTTAGCATCAGGTGCAACAGAAGATGTTTTTACACCAGAGCAATTACAAAAAACATATGGTGGTAAACTTTTCATGATGCAGAATGTGTAA
- a CDS encoding manganese ABC transporter: MLSGNLLWVLSGTMLLGIAAGITGTFSFLQKQSLVGDAAAHAALPGIALAFLLTGQKELPILMLGAGITSALSVYCIQWIVSFSKLKADAAIGLVLTVFFGIGVVFLTVVNRSPLGNQSGLNNFIFGKAATMTKADLMWLFISATIIIVVSLLLYKEWKLLIFDQVYAKGIGLPIEALKATLTVLIVMTIVTGIQAVGVILMSALLIIPAASAKLWTKKLSSMLVLSAIIGGISGITGTFISAMRTGLSTGPIIVLVAAAIFFISYFISPSGQISKYRRKMQFRKQGELG, from the coding sequence ATGTTAAGTGGTAACTTATTGTGGGTACTTAGTGGAACTATGCTACTTGGAATAGCAGCTGGCATAACAGGCACTTTTTCCTTCTTACAAAAACAAAGCTTAGTTGGTGATGCTGCAGCTCATGCAGCTTTACCAGGTATTGCACTCGCTTTTTTGCTAACGGGACAAAAGGAATTACCAATATTAATGCTTGGTGCAGGGATCACATCTGCATTGTCCGTGTATTGTATACAATGGATTGTTTCTTTTTCAAAATTAAAGGCAGATGCAGCAATTGGCTTAGTATTAACTGTATTTTTTGGGATTGGTGTTGTTTTTTTAACGGTAGTTAATCGCAGCCCTTTAGGGAATCAAAGTGGACTGAACAATTTTATTTTTGGTAAGGCAGCTACGATGACAAAGGCAGATTTAATGTGGCTGTTTATCAGTGCAACAATTATTATTGTAGTCAGTCTTCTGCTTTATAAAGAATGGAAGCTACTTATCTTTGACCAAGTATATGCCAAAGGAATTGGTTTACCCATTGAAGCACTAAAGGCAACACTTACCGTTTTAATTGTTATGACTATCGTAACAGGTATACAGGCAGTGGGTGTTATTCTTATGTCAGCATTATTAATTATTCCAGCTGCAAGTGCAAAATTATGGACGAAAAAATTGAGTTCCATGCTTGTACTAAGTGCCATTATTGGTGGAATATCTGGCATTACGGGAACCTTTATTAGTGCTATGCGTACTGGCTTATCTACAGGTCCAATTATTGTATTAGTAGCGGCTGCTATTTTCTTTATCTCTTATTTTATCAGTCCATCTGGACAAATTAGTAAATATCGTAGGAAAATGCAGTTTCGAAAGCAAGGTGAGCTAGGATGA
- a CDS encoding iron ABC transporter: MIEFWVVLTGILVGITCGIAGVFLILRRMSMIADAISHTVLFGIVMAYIITQTLNGFWMLIGAATAGILTAYLVQLLHSSGIQEDAAIGVVFTSLFVAGVLLITLFAGNVHLDVEHVLMGEIAFVPWDRWTFLSITLPKAVWMLLLVLLINIGFLLLFFKEMKLTTFDPVYAASIGVPVLFLHYGFMTSISFTTVAAFDSVGAILVVAMLIGPAATSYLISKSIKQMFLYSMAFGAAAAVIGYYLAKFWDTSIAGMMATIVGVLFVMTLISQKIIDQRRKALVSKLEVKRII; encoded by the coding sequence ATGATAGAATTTTGGGTTGTTTTAACTGGCATTTTAGTCGGTATTACCTGTGGGATTGCAGGGGTTTTTCTTATTTTGCGTAGAATGTCAATGATTGCAGATGCGATTAGCCATACGGTATTGTTTGGTATTGTAATGGCGTATATTATTACCCAAACATTAAATGGTTTTTGGATGCTCATCGGGGCAGCAACTGCGGGGATTTTAACAGCCTATCTAGTGCAATTGCTACATTCTTCAGGTATACAGGAGGACGCAGCCATTGGTGTGGTCTTTACATCCTTATTTGTGGCTGGTGTGCTCCTCATTACTTTATTTGCGGGTAATGTCCATTTAGATGTGGAGCACGTATTGATGGGAGAAATTGCGTTTGTTCCTTGGGATAGATGGACTTTTCTTTCCATCACATTGCCAAAGGCTGTATGGATGCTATTGCTTGTGCTCCTCATTAACATAGGGTTCCTTCTATTATTCTTCAAGGAAATGAAGCTAACTACCTTTGACCCTGTTTATGCTGCCTCCATTGGTGTTCCTGTACTATTTCTGCATTATGGGTTTATGACATCAATCTCCTTTACAACGGTAGCAGCTTTTGATAGTGTTGGTGCTATTTTAGTTGTTGCTATGCTAATAGGGCCAGCAGCCACTTCTTATTTAATAAGTAAATCCATCAAGCAAATGTTTTTATATAGCATGGCTTTTGGAGCCGCCGCCGCAGTAATAGGTTATTATTTGGCAAAGTTTTGGGATACGTCCATTGCAGGGATGATGGCGACTATAGTAGGTGTTCTATTTGTGATGACATTAATCAGTCAAAAAATTATCGATCAACGTAGAAAAGCGCTTGTAAGTAAATTAGAAGTAAAAAGAATCATTTAA
- a CDS encoding MFS transporter, with amino-acid sequence MWHNRNVWIILLGEFVVGLGLWAGIIGNLAFMQEVVPSDFHKSLIISCGILAGLVVGPLAGCIIDRSRKKTVVQQASVARIISVLFMFMALYTNSVIWMILFLITLQIAAAFYMPALQSIIPMIVKDNDLMALNAWQMNARTISRIIGTAAAGFMLSFFELKWLYIISFIVYMIMFFITSFLQLDETENSSLTNKEKGNFKEVLPMVKEHPIVLMTLVLMLIPTLFLGSFNLVIMKISEIHQSTTISGLLYTVEGIGFMLGAAGLKMIAERVKIGTLLFTLAFIIGSMELMLLLSDIKFFALLTFGVFGFSVGCFFPTTMVIFQKQVPKNFHGRFFSFRNMIDSVIFQVVLLSTGMMLDLIGLSGMGLVFGIISLSLTISFLLYSKKKNVVMQVQ; translated from the coding sequence ATGTGGCACAATCGGAATGTTTGGATTATTTTATTAGGTGAATTTGTTGTAGGTCTAGGCTTGTGGGCTGGGATTATAGGAAATCTTGCTTTTATGCAAGAGGTTGTACCTTCTGATTTTCACAAATCTTTAATTATTTCTTGTGGTATATTAGCAGGTTTAGTAGTTGGTCCGTTAGCTGGATGCATTATTGATCGATCGAGGAAGAAAACCGTTGTACAGCAGGCAAGTGTCGCACGAATCATTAGTGTCCTTTTTATGTTTATGGCACTCTATACAAATTCGGTAATTTGGATGATTCTTTTTTTAATTACTTTGCAAATTGCGGCTGCCTTTTATATGCCTGCCCTTCAATCAATTATTCCGATGATCGTTAAGGATAATGATTTAATGGCCTTAAATGCATGGCAAATGAATGCGCGGACAATTTCAAGGATTATTGGTACTGCCGCCGCAGGATTTATGCTAAGCTTCTTTGAGCTGAAATGGTTGTACATTATTTCATTTATCGTTTATATGATTATGTTTTTTATTACAAGTTTCCTACAGTTGGATGAAACGGAGAATTCATCTTTAACAAATAAGGAGAAGGGTAACTTCAAAGAGGTGCTACCAATGGTAAAGGAGCATCCTATTGTCTTGATGACTCTTGTCCTAATGCTTATTCCAACATTATTTTTAGGCTCCTTTAATTTAGTCATTATGAAGATTTCCGAAATTCATCAGTCAACGACTATCTCAGGATTATTATATACGGTTGAAGGCATCGGTTTCATGCTGGGAGCAGCTGGCTTGAAAATGATAGCAGAGCGAGTGAAAATAGGGACCTTGCTTTTCACCTTAGCATTTATTATTGGTTCAATGGAGCTAATGCTCTTATTATCAGATATAAAATTCTTTGCACTCCTAACATTTGGCGTTTTTGGATTTTCAGTAGGATGCTTTTTCCCAACTACTATGGTCATTTTTCAAAAGCAGGTACCTAAAAATTTCCACGGTCGATTTTTCTCCTTCCGCAATATGATTGATTCTGTCATCTTTCAGGTTGTCCTGTTATCAACAGGGATGATGCTTGATTTAATTGGACTAAGTGGAATGGGGCTTGTTTTTGGGATTATTAGCTTAAGCCTAACGATTTCTTTTTTACTTTATTCAAAGAAAAAGAATGTTGTGATGCAGGTACAATAA
- a CDS encoding GNAT family N-acetyltransferase: MKTSQQLVISNLEEKLKLFTHAVSGELIKEADFVIANTEIPTDTFNMLLVKSPTIHNENHIKQGINHFIVKEHPFSTWVDANILSDDWLQLIKEYNLKEAERNIMMKLDHTLHTSQRISNHLNITQVSNKQGLLQYQEVFLSLFEGTPERDALEIYFHKFSQEKLATKARMFIGCIKEMPVATGLLIDSNDCYGIYDVMTKDMFRGKGYGSEMFQFLLSQTIDKQKPVVLQASEDGKNIYKRFGFIEVGEMIVFE; encoded by the coding sequence ATGAAAACAAGTCAACAATTAGTGATAAGTAATTTAGAGGAAAAACTAAAATTATTTACTCATGCAGTTTCTGGAGAATTGATAAAGGAAGCTGACTTTGTAATAGCCAACACAGAGATTCCTACTGATACATTTAATATGTTATTGGTAAAATCCCCTACGATTCATAACGAAAATCATATAAAACAAGGAATTAATCATTTTATTGTAAAAGAACATCCTTTCAGTACATGGGTGGATGCCAATATTCTAAGCGATGATTGGTTACAACTAATAAAGGAATATAACTTAAAGGAAGCTGAACGAAATATTATGATGAAGCTTGACCATACACTTCATACCAGTCAACGAATTTCCAATCATCTTAATATTACACAAGTAAGCAACAAGCAAGGGCTACTACAGTATCAAGAGGTTTTTCTAAGTTTATTTGAAGGAACACCCGAAAGAGATGCGCTAGAAATTTATTTTCATAAATTCTCTCAGGAAAAATTAGCAACCAAAGCTCGAATGTTTATTGGTTGTATAAAGGAAATGCCTGTAGCTACGGGATTATTAATCGACAGTAATGATTGCTACGGTATTTATGATGTAATGACAAAAGATATGTTTAGGGGAAAGGGCTATGGCAGTGAGATGTTTCAGTTCCTACTCAGTCAAACAATCGATAAACAAAAGCCAGTAGTCTTACAGGCATCAGAGGATGGAAAAAATATTTATAAACGCTTCGGATTTATAGAAGTCGGTGAAATGATTGTCTTTGAATAA
- a CDS encoding ArsR family transcriptional regulator: protein MDERNLKDLLYQEFARIGKCLSSPKRLEILDILSQGPKSVEALAKNTDMSVANVSQHLKVLFNARLVIFEKEGNFVFYELANEIIADFLTTFHALSEKQLSQVQQIREEFLNNQLGLDGITLTDLASRMDKGEVLLLDVRPKEEYEKAHIPGAVSIPIAELEAHLASLPTNCDVVAYCRGPYCLMSAEAVKILKASGINAFRLEEGFRKWQQLAK from the coding sequence GTGGACGAACGAAATTTAAAGGACTTATTATATCAAGAATTTGCAAGGATAGGGAAATGCTTATCAAGTCCAAAACGATTAGAAATTCTTGATATTTTATCTCAAGGCCCTAAATCTGTGGAGGCATTAGCCAAAAATACGGATATGTCAGTAGCCAATGTATCACAGCATTTGAAAGTACTATTTAATGCAAGACTAGTCATATTTGAAAAAGAAGGAAATTTTGTTTTTTATGAACTAGCCAATGAAATCATAGCCGATTTTTTAACCACATTCCATGCATTATCGGAAAAACAACTTAGCCAGGTTCAACAAATAAGGGAAGAGTTTTTAAATAATCAACTTGGATTAGATGGAATCACCTTAACAGATCTTGCTAGCCGTATGGATAAAGGGGAGGTATTGTTACTTGATGTAAGACCTAAGGAGGAATATGAAAAAGCCCATATTCCAGGAGCGGTTTCGATTCCTATTGCGGAATTAGAAGCGCATCTAGCATCGTTACCAACCAATTGTGATGTTGTTGCTTATTGTAGAGGACCTTATTGTTTAATGTCTGCCGAAGCGGTAAAAATTCTGAAGGCAAGTGGAATTAATGCTTTTCGATTAGAAGAGGGCTTTAGAAAATGGCAGCAATTAGCAAAATAA
- a CDS encoding MFS transporter: MFSKSQNSVEHYIESPEKLQSLYRRVLMVVSLSQIFGGAGLAAGITVGALLAQQMLGTDAYAGVPSALFTLGSAGAALIVGRLSQRYGRRTGLSAGFIVGGLGAIGVVIAAMLNSVILLFASLLIYGAGTATNLQARYAGTDLANNKQRAKAISTTMVMTTFGAVAGPNLVEVMGKFALSIGIPALAGPFLLSATAFILAGLVLFIMLRPDPLEIAQRIEAHKQKSASENNTQSIQPTTNKRGLTVGATVMVLTQIVMVAIMTMTPVHMKHHGHGLTEVGIVIGFHVGSMYLPSLVTGILVDKIGRTAMSIASGITLLFAGLLAAFAPSDSMVLLIIALSLLGLGWNFGLISGTAQIVDSTEPSTRAKTQGKMDVLVALAGASGGALSGMVVANASYAILSLAGGLLSLLLIPVVIWSRRV; this comes from the coding sequence GTGTTTAGTAAATCACAAAATTCCGTTGAACATTATATAGAATCACCCGAAAAGCTACAAAGTCTGTATAGGCGTGTGTTAATGGTTGTTAGTCTATCTCAAATATTCGGTGGAGCAGGACTTGCTGCAGGTATTACGGTAGGGGCTCTTTTAGCTCAACAAATGCTAGGAACGGATGCTTATGCTGGAGTACCTTCTGCTTTATTTACGTTAGGGTCGGCAGGTGCCGCTTTAATTGTGGGAAGACTATCACAGCGTTATGGGCGTCGTACGGGTTTATCAGCAGGGTTTATTGTAGGAGGTCTAGGTGCTATAGGAGTAGTGATTGCTGCTATGTTGAATAGTGTCATTTTATTATTTGCTTCACTTCTAATCTATGGAGCAGGCACTGCAACCAATTTACAAGCCCGCTATGCTGGAACCGATTTAGCAAATAATAAACAACGAGCAAAAGCCATTAGCACAACCATGGTGATGACTACATTTGGGGCGGTTGCAGGTCCGAATTTAGTAGAAGTCATGGGAAAGTTTGCATTATCCATTGGTATTCCTGCACTAGCTGGTCCATTTCTCTTATCAGCAACAGCATTTATTTTAGCAGGTCTAGTCCTATTTATTATGTTGCGACCTGATCCATTAGAAATTGCGCAAAGGATAGAAGCACATAAACAAAAGTCTGCATCTGAAAATAACACGCAATCCATCCAACCAACAACCAATAAAAGAGGTCTAACAGTCGGTGCAACAGTTATGGTACTTACTCAGATTGTAATGGTTGCTATCATGACGATGACACCAGTACATATGAAGCATCATGGACATGGTCTGACGGAAGTAGGCATTGTTATAGGATTTCATGTAGGCTCCATGTATCTTCCTTCTCTTGTGACAGGAATACTTGTTGATAAAATCGGACGCACAGCTATGAGTATTGCTTCCGGGATTACATTGTTATTCGCAGGTTTATTAGCAGCATTTGCACCGAGTGATTCGATGGTGCTATTAATCATTGCACTTTCTTTACTAGGATTGGGCTGGAACTTTGGCTTAATTAGTGGTACTGCTCAAATAGTAGATTCGACAGAGCCCTCTACTCGTGCAAAAACGCAGGGAAAAATGGATGTTTTAGTGGCACTCGCAGGAGCTTCAGGTGGTGCTCTTTCAGGCATGGTAGTGGCAAATGCAAGTTATGCGATACTTTCTTTAGCAGGGGGGCTTTTATCCCTATTACTTATCCCAGTTGTGATTTGGTCTAGAAGAGTTTGA
- a CDS encoding alpha/beta hydrolase: protein MGILLLLMAVIFEIAFAIYCIATKQNHNKIKNWIRIAVFIVFVLLTVSSVLVWNFSWVMLAILLFLLALNGTVTLILKKTNNKPYKTSSIVWKSIMMILTFVFVFSPVIIFPQYPSPKVTGEYEVATATETFYDEDRIEEFVDTKQNRFVNVAFWYPKKADGTYPLLVFSHGAYGIKESNASTFTELASHGYVVVSIDHPYHSFYTRSEDGSVTMINKVYYDEITNSNKEGIYTKEELYKIIQKWMKLRTDDMNFVIDTILKKANRDSSPIYSHINTEKIGVFGHSMGGAASVWLDRERDDISAVVNIDAPFFSELIYKKELDDFIASSKDFTTPLLNIYSDDVWRQLEISPIYIANKPNNEHFKEAYTVHFQGAKHLSLTDLPLFSPILANIVQRGKADIDKLYCIETENELILKFFDFELKGIGQFTPKETY, encoded by the coding sequence ATGGGAATTTTACTATTACTAATGGCTGTGATTTTCGAAATTGCTTTTGCAATCTACTGCATAGCGACTAAGCAAAACCATAACAAAATAAAGAATTGGATTAGGATTGCTGTATTTATAGTATTTGTGTTACTTACTGTTTCATCAGTGCTTGTCTGGAATTTTAGCTGGGTAATGCTTGCTATACTACTTTTCTTATTAGCTCTAAATGGGACAGTAACTCTTATCCTTAAGAAAACAAATAACAAACCATACAAAACTTCTAGCATTGTGTGGAAGTCCATTATGATGATATTGACATTTGTATTTGTATTTTCACCTGTCATTATTTTTCCACAGTATCCATCTCCAAAAGTGACAGGAGAATATGAAGTCGCAACCGCTACTGAAACATTTTACGATGAAGACCGCATCGAGGAATTTGTAGACACGAAACAAAACAGATTCGTGAATGTGGCATTTTGGTATCCAAAAAAGGCAGATGGAACATATCCGCTTTTGGTATTCTCACATGGAGCATATGGTATCAAGGAAAGTAACGCCTCAACATTTACTGAGCTGGCAAGCCATGGTTATGTAGTCGTTTCCATCGATCATCCCTATCACTCCTTCTATACTCGTTCAGAGGATGGAAGTGTGACCATGATCAATAAAGTTTATTATGATGAAATCACCAATTCTAATAAAGAAGGTATTTACACAAAGGAAGAACTCTACAAAATCATTCAAAAATGGATGAAATTACGAACGGACGATATGAATTTTGTCATTGACACAATTCTAAAAAAAGCCAATAGAGACAGTAGTCCTATTTATTCACATATCAATACAGAGAAAATTGGTGTATTTGGTCACTCAATGGGCGGTGCAGCAAGTGTTTGGCTAGACAGAGAGCGTGATGATATAAGTGCAGTAGTAAATATCGATGCCCCTTTCTTTAGTGAACTTATTTATAAGAAAGAACTGGATGATTTTATAGCAAGTAGCAAGGATTTTACAACCCCACTCCTTAACATTTATTCCGATGATGTTTGGAGACAGCTTGAAATTAGTCCCATTTATATAGCAAACAAACCTAATAATGAACACTTCAAAGAAGCATATACTGTTCATTTCCAAGGGGCAAAACATTTAAGCTTGACCGATTTACCGCTTTTCTCTCCTATACTGGCAAATATTGTACAACGCGGAAAAGCTGATATTGATAAATTATATTGTATTGAAACTGAAAATGAACTAATACTGAAATTTTTCGACTTTGAATTAAAGGGAATCGGCCAGTTCACTCCCAAAGAGACATATTGA
- a CDS encoding DUF3021 domain-containing protein, which yields MNFLKFVQKIIKDFFIIFASIILMITLLRQVFYPDMAFDLKSIYIIMASSFLSALTGFIFYSPHDLSENKMRIRIIIHFFTLEILLIVLGSAINIVNDASGVIFLALQIAVIYIIVRLLSWQNDKKDAKKINEKLKLMKKDFGE from the coding sequence ATGAATTTTTTAAAATTTGTACAAAAGATAATTAAGGATTTCTTTATCATCTTCGCATCCATAATCTTGATGATTACTTTGTTGCGACAAGTGTTTTATCCTGACATGGCCTTTGATTTGAAATCGATTTATATCATTATGGCATCTTCATTTTTAAGTGCATTAACAGGATTTATTTTTTATTCTCCTCATGATCTCAGTGAGAACAAAATGCGTATAAGAATAATTATTCATTTCTTCACTTTGGAGATTTTATTGATTGTCCTAGGCAGCGCTATTAATATTGTTAATGATGCATCAGGTGTAATCTTTCTAGCACTGCAAATCGCGGTAATCTATATCATTGTTCGTTTACTTTCATGGCAAAATGATAAAAAAGATGCAAAAAAAATCAATGAAAAACTAAAATTAATGAAGAAAGACTTTGGTGAATAG